CGGTGACCTCATGCCCGGCCTGCGCCAGCACGCCAATCTCATGGCCATGACCACAGCCGGGCACCAGCACCCGTCCCGGCGGCATGGACTCCAGCCAATGGTCCAGGGCGGTACTGGGGCCGCCCTGGTCCCAGCCGGTGCTACCCTGCCGATAGCGTTGTTCCCACTGGGTCTGGCGCTGGGGGTCTATGGGGTACTCGGATTTCATCATTACCTCGGTCTGATCAGCGGCCCAGGTTGCAGGGCCTAAGGCGGCAAAGCCTACCCCGCCAGGGGCGACGGAGACAAGAAAGGCAGCAGAATGTGTCGATGAACCCGCTTTTTATCACCGCCATCGCCAAGAAGGTGCCTGCGCTGAAGACCTTCCGCGAGCGGCAGGCACGCGGTGATCTGGCGGCCAGCACCTACTCCGATTCCGGCAGCGGGCCGCCCCATGCGTATGGGCCATCTGCCCTTCCTTGGCCCAGGGTTTCCACCTCAAAGGCAATCAGATTACGCTGCTCCTTGCTGAACTCGATGCCGATAAGGTGAATCGGCTGATTGAGGGCTTGGTACTTCTCGGCATAGTTCTTGATCTTCAGCTGCCCCAGCGCCTTGCCCTCCGGCACCAGCTCGACCACTTTGAACTCGAACAGATAAACCTGTTGATTGAACAAAACGGCCATATCCAGCCGGCCTTGGTTGGTGGCATCCTCCAGGCGAATATCCAGCCCCAGGGCGGCGAAGTGGCTGTAGAAGACGCTGGCCCAGTAGCCTTCGTATTGGGTGATGGGGTTGTTGCGGTACCAGTCGTGGGGGATGCTGGCGTAGAGGCTGTGGAAGTGCTGGTGTAGTCGCTCGAAGTCGCCGCTCATCAGGCTGTCGTAGAGGCGGCTCATGCCCCGGCTGGCCTGGCTGGGATCACCCATCAGCGCCTTGGTCAGGGAGTTGTTCAGGGCGCTGCGCACCTCCAGATTGGGGTAGCCGAGCTGGTAGTCGATACGGGCACCCGTATGGCGCTGACCCTGGATGGTCAGGTAGCCGGTCTGCCAGAGCAGGGCCTCGGTGCTGATGTGATCGATATCGAACGAACCCAGCAGATCCTCGTCACCGCTCAGGGACTCCAGATTTGGGCTGAAGACACCCCGGCCAGTCATCACATCGATCAAAAAGGTCGGCGTGCCGGTTTCAAACCAGTAGCAACGGAAAAGGTGGCTATCGAACAACAGCAGCAGGTCGTAGGGGTTATACACCGCCTCGCCGGTCCAGTTGTAGCCATTGTACCAATCGCGAATTTGCTGCCGATCCAGGCCTTCCAGCTCGGGGGCGAATACCTCATCCAGGTCATCTTCCGTATAACCGCAGATCGCCGAATAGCCGACATTCAGGGTGATGTCTTCCAGATTGTTCAGGCCGGAGAAGATGCTCACCTTGCTGAACTTGGACACGCCGGTGATGAAGGCGAATTTGATCTGGGCGTCGTTGTCCTTGATCACTGAATAGAGGTTACGCAGACCATCGCGCATCTCGCGGGCCAGCTCGGGTTGGGTCAGGTTATCGACGATGGGCTTGTCGTATTCGTCCACCAGAATGACCACGCGCTGGCCGTATTTTTGCTCGGCGCTCTGGATCAGCTCGGCAAAACAGCCCGGAGCGGTGGGTTGGCGGCAGGTGATGCCCAGCTTGGCCTGGTTGATATCGAGCAATTCGCGGAACTTGGCCTCTAGCTGCGCCCGATCGCGCATCAGGCCACCGCCAAAGCTCAGGCGAATAACGGGATACTTGATGCCCCAATCCCAGTGCTCATGGGCATAGAGACCGCGAAACAGCGGCTCATTGGCCTGAAACAGCTCGGCCAGGGTATCGAGAAAAAGGGATTTGCCAAAGCGGCGTGGGCGGGATAGGAAGTAATAGCTGCCCTCTTCGATCAACTGCAGGGCAAAGGGGGTTTTGTCCACATAGTAATAGTCCTCGCCACGGATCTTGGCGAAGGTGTAGATGCCGGTAGGGAGTTTTTTGCGTTTCATGGCCCAATCATAGCACCGCATAGGGCGGGCCGCGCCCGCCGTTGGGTCGATTCAGCTGGGGCAAGCCCCTCTTGCAGCGGCACGGCGGCCAGGGGCCGCCCTATGGGTTATGGCGCTATGGATCGGCTATGTCTGGACTTGCTGTGAAACACCCTTGCCGTTGCAACGCATCCTGGGAGCTCCGAGCGCTGGCTCGGAGGTGAGTGTTAGCCCGGATGGAGTGCAGCGCCGTCCTGAGCCTGTCGAAGGGCGGAATCCGGGGTTGGTCCCAGTCCAGTGCGACCCGCGACGCAGCGCGTCGCCCCTGGGTACCCACGCAGCGCGTGGGCACCAGAAAAGGCCGATAGGGCGGGCCGCGCCCGCCGCTGATCCCACTACTGGTCCTACACCCAGCCGTCGAACTGCATCACGCCAGTGATGGCCGCTGCCGCCTCCTCGGACGCGGCCAACTCCACCGCCAGCC
This is a stretch of genomic DNA from gamma proteobacterium SS-5. It encodes these proteins:
- a CDS encoding ATP-binding protein, with product MKRKKLPTGIYTFAKIRGEDYYYVDKTPFALQLIEEGSYYFLSRPRRFGKSLFLDTLAELFQANEPLFRGLYAHEHWDWGIKYPVIRLSFGGGLMRDRAQLEAKFRELLDINQAKLGITCRQPTAPGCFAELIQSAEQKYGQRVVILVDEYDKPIVDNLTQPELAREMRDGLRNLYSVIKDNDAQIKFAFITGVSKFSKVSIFSGLNNLEDITLNVGYSAICGYTEDDLDEVFAPELEGLDRQQIRDWYNGYNWTGEAVYNPYDLLLLFDSHLFRCYWFETGTPTFLIDVMTGRGVFSPNLESLSGDEDLLGSFDIDHISTEALLWQTGYLTIQGQRHTGARIDYQLGYPNLEVRSALNNSLTKALMGDPSQASRGMSRLYDSLMSGDFERLHQHFHSLYASIPHDWYRNNPITQYEGYWASVFYSHFAALGLDIRLEDATNQGRLDMAVLFNQQVYLFEFKVVELVPEGKALGQLKIKNYAEKYQALNQPIHLIGIEFSKEQRNLIAFEVETLGQGRADGPYAWGGPLPESE